One part of the Alistipes onderdonkii genome encodes these proteins:
- a CDS encoding urocanate hydratase, producing the protein MTLQEFQNDIRAGIPDRLPAAKPYDKQINHAPKRKGILTPEEEVLAIRNALRYFPAKHHATLAREFAEELRKYGRIYMYRLRPDYEMYARPIDEYPCRCRQAAAVMLMIQNNLDKAVAQHPHELITYGGNGAVFQNWAQYRLTMKYLSEMTDRQTLVMYSGHPLGLFPSHPDAPRVVVTNGMVIPNYSKPDDWERMNALGVSQYGQMTAGSYMYIGPQGIVHGTTITVMNAARKRFSGGRKDARGMLFVSSGLGGMSGAQPKAGNISGVVSVIAEINPKAAQKRYEQGWVDEMYDSLDALVPRIREACRAREVVSMAYVGNVVDLWERLAAEEIAVDLGSDQTSLHNPWAGGYYPVDVSYEASNKMMAEEPARFRECVQESLRRQVDAINKLTARGMYFFDYGNAFLLEASRAGAAVMGEGGRFRYPSYVQDIMGPMFFDYGFGPFRWVCTSGRPEDLELTDRLAAEVLEEIRATAPAEIAGQLDDNIHWIREAGRNRLVVGSQARILYADSEGRTRIAQAFNRAVADGRLSAPVVLGRDHHDVSGTDSPYRETSNIYDGSNLTADMAVQNVIGDSFRGATWVSIHNGGGVGWGEVINGGFGMVVDGSEDADRHIREMLLWDVNNGIARRSWARNEGAMSAIRREMERTPGLQVTLPNVADEELIRNILKENE; encoded by the coding sequence ATGACACTGCAAGAGTTCCAGAATGACATCCGCGCGGGCATTCCCGACCGGCTGCCCGCCGCTAAACCCTATGACAAACAGATCAACCACGCGCCCAAGCGCAAGGGGATACTCACGCCCGAGGAGGAGGTGCTGGCGATCCGGAACGCACTGCGTTATTTCCCCGCGAAGCACCACGCCACGCTGGCCAGGGAGTTTGCCGAGGAGCTGCGCAAATACGGGCGCATCTACATGTACCGCCTGCGTCCCGACTACGAGATGTATGCGCGGCCGATCGACGAATATCCCTGCCGCTGCCGCCAGGCCGCGGCTGTGATGCTGATGATCCAGAACAACCTGGACAAGGCCGTGGCGCAGCATCCCCACGAGCTGATCACCTACGGCGGCAACGGCGCCGTGTTCCAGAACTGGGCGCAGTACCGCCTGACGATGAAGTACCTGTCGGAGATGACCGACCGCCAGACGCTGGTGATGTACTCGGGGCACCCGCTGGGGTTGTTTCCGTCGCATCCCGATGCCCCGCGCGTCGTGGTGACCAACGGCATGGTGATCCCCAACTATTCGAAGCCCGACGACTGGGAGCGCATGAACGCCCTCGGGGTGTCGCAGTACGGCCAGATGACGGCCGGCTCCTATATGTATATCGGCCCGCAGGGGATCGTCCACGGCACCACCATCACGGTGATGAACGCCGCGCGCAAGCGTTTCTCCGGCGGCCGCAAGGATGCCCGGGGAATGCTTTTCGTCTCCTCGGGGCTGGGCGGCATGTCCGGGGCGCAGCCCAAGGCGGGCAATATCTCGGGCGTGGTGAGCGTCATCGCCGAAATTAACCCCAAGGCGGCGCAGAAACGCTACGAGCAGGGATGGGTCGACGAGATGTACGATTCGCTCGACGCCCTGGTTCCCCGCATCCGCGAGGCCTGCCGTGCCCGCGAGGTGGTCTCGATGGCCTATGTGGGCAACGTCGTCGACCTTTGGGAAAGGCTGGCGGCCGAGGAGATTGCCGTAGACCTGGGTTCCGACCAGACCTCGCTCCACAACCCCTGGGCGGGCGGCTACTACCCCGTGGACGTAAGCTACGAGGCTTCGAACAAGATGATGGCCGAGGAGCCCGCCCGCTTCCGCGAGTGCGTGCAGGAGTCGCTGCGCCGCCAGGTCGACGCCATCAACAAACTCACCGCGCGGGGGATGTATTTCTTCGACTATGGCAACGCCTTCCTGCTGGAAGCCTCGCGCGCCGGGGCTGCCGTGATGGGCGAGGGCGGCCGTTTCCGTTATCCCTCCTATGTGCAGGACATCATGGGGCCGATGTTCTTCGACTACGGCTTCGGCCCGTTCCGCTGGGTCTGCACCTCGGGCCGCCCCGAAGACCTCGAGCTCACCGACCGCCTCGCCGCCGAAGTATTGGAGGAGATTCGCGCCACGGCGCCTGCCGAGATCGCCGGGCAGCTCGACGACAACATCCACTGGATCCGCGAGGCCGGCCGTAACCGGCTGGTCGTCGGTTCGCAGGCGCGTATCCTCTATGCCGACAGCGAGGGGCGCACACGGATCGCACAGGCCTTCAACCGGGCTGTGGCCGACGGGCGTCTCTCGGCCCCCGTCGTGCTGGGCCGCGACCACCACGACGTGTCGGGCACCGACTCGCCCTACCGCGAGACGTCGAACATCTACGACGGCTCGAACCTCACGGCCGACATGGCCGTGCAGAACGTCATCGGCGACTCGTTCCGCGGCGCCACGTGGGTGTCGATCCACAATGGCGGCGGCGTAGGCTGGGGCGAGGTCATCAACGGCGGCTTCGGCATGGTGGTCGACGGCTCGGAAGATGCCGACCGCCACATCCGGGAGATGCTGCTGTGGGATGTCAACAACGGCATCGCCCGCCGCAGCTGGGCGCGCAACGAGGGTGCCATGTCGGCCATCCGCCGCGAGATGGAACGCACCCCCGGCCTGCAGGTCACGCTGCCCAATGTCGCCGATGAGGAATTGATACGTAATATATTGAAAGAAAACGAATAA
- the hutH gene encoding histidine ammonia-lyase encodes MEHHHISAEHLSLARIREILERHLPLALSDDARTRIVRCREYLDRKMENPERPVYGITTGFGSLCDISVGYDELAQLQKNLVMSHACGTGERVPSEVVKLILLLKIQSLSYGHSGVQLATVERLIDFFNNDVLPVVYQQGSLGASGDLAPLAHMSLPLLGLGEVEYKGAVRPAAGVLSERGWQPIELQSKEGLALLNGTQFMSAYGVWALIQSRRLNEWADRIGALSLDAFDGRIEPFCDEVHLIRAHRGQLATARNIRRLLEGSQLAARPKKHVQDPYSFRCIPQVHGASKDTIDYVESVLTTEINSTTDNPTVFPDEDMVVSAGNFHGQPIALAMDFLAIALAELGNISERRTYKLISGARELPKFLVANPGLNSGFMIPQYTAASIVSQSKGLCMPASVDSIPSSQGQEDHVSMGSNAATKLYRVVLNTERVLAIELFNAAQALDFRRPARSSATIEQMVAEYRKRVPFIDNDSVMYPHIESSIQFLRAL; translated from the coding sequence ATGGAACATCACCATATCTCCGCGGAGCACCTTTCCCTTGCCCGCATCCGTGAAATCCTCGAACGGCACCTTCCCCTGGCACTGAGCGACGATGCCCGGACTCGCATCGTCCGCTGCCGCGAATACCTCGACCGCAAGATGGAAAACCCCGAGCGGCCGGTCTACGGCATCACCACCGGATTCGGTTCGCTGTGCGACATTTCGGTGGGCTACGACGAGCTGGCGCAGTTGCAGAAGAACCTCGTGATGTCGCATGCCTGCGGTACCGGCGAGCGGGTGCCTTCCGAGGTCGTGAAGCTGATCCTGCTGCTCAAGATCCAGTCGCTATCCTACGGCCATTCGGGCGTGCAGCTTGCGACCGTGGAGCGGCTGATCGACTTTTTCAACAACGACGTCCTGCCCGTGGTCTACCAGCAGGGTTCGCTGGGCGCATCGGGCGACCTGGCGCCGCTGGCGCACATGAGCCTGCCGCTGCTGGGGCTGGGCGAAGTGGAATACAAGGGGGCTGTGCGCCCGGCTGCCGGCGTGCTCTCCGAGCGGGGATGGCAGCCGATCGAGCTCCAGTCCAAGGAGGGGCTGGCGCTGCTCAACGGCACGCAGTTCATGAGCGCCTACGGCGTCTGGGCTTTGATCCAGTCCCGCCGCCTGAACGAGTGGGCCGACCGTATCGGGGCGCTGTCGCTCGACGCTTTCGACGGGCGCATCGAGCCTTTCTGCGACGAGGTGCACCTGATCCGCGCCCACCGGGGACAGCTCGCCACGGCACGCAACATCCGGCGCCTGTTGGAAGGCAGCCAGCTGGCCGCACGTCCCAAGAAACACGTACAGGATCCCTATTCGTTCCGCTGCATCCCCCAGGTGCACGGGGCTTCGAAGGACACCATCGACTATGTTGAAAGCGTGCTGACGACCGAGATCAACAGCACCACCGACAACCCGACGGTCTTCCCCGACGAGGACATGGTCGTCTCGGCGGGGAATTTCCACGGCCAGCCCATCGCGCTGGCGATGGATTTCCTCGCCATAGCCCTCGCCGAGCTGGGCAACATCTCCGAGCGGCGCACCTATAAACTGATTTCGGGCGCCCGGGAACTTCCGAAGTTCCTGGTTGCCAACCCGGGGCTGAACAGCGGCTTCATGATCCCGCAATACACCGCGGCGTCGATCGTCAGCCAGTCCAAAGGGCTGTGCATGCCCGCCTCGGTCGACTCGATCCCCTCGTCGCAGGGGCAGGAAGACCATGTGAGCATGGGTTCCAACGCCGCCACCAAACTTTACCGCGTGGTGCTCAACACCGAGCGCGTGCTGGCCATCGAGCTGTTCAATGCCGCGCAGGCGCTCGATTTCCGCCGCCCGGCGCGTTCCTCCGCGACGATCGAACAGATGGTCGCCGAGTACCGCAAGCGGGTGCCGTTCATCGACAACGACTCGGTGATGTACCCCCATATCGAATCCTCCATCCAATTCCTCCGGGCACTATGA
- the hutI gene encoding imidazolonepropionase has protein sequence MRLLVKNIGTIVGIETAGRLRLCGGEMDRLETFDDAWLLADDGRIAAFGSMDSLGEMAADEVVDAGGGMLFPSFCDSHTHLVYAGSREQEFLDKINGLTYEQIARRGGGILNSADLLHRTSEEELYRQAMGRIREIAAMGTGAVEIKSGYGLTTADELKMLRVIRRIRETAPLAVRATFLGAHAVPRAYVGRQEEYVDLVCNEMLPAVAAEGLADFVDVFCDEGFFTVEQTARIMKAGRKLGMRAKIHANELAVSGGVQVGVEYDALSVDHLERMGGPEIGALHGTVTSPTMLPGAAFFLGMSYPPAREMINAGLGVALASDYNPGSSPSGNMRMVVSLACIRMRMTPAEAINAATLNGAYAMGLSRDYGSVTVGKVANFFLTVPMPSVAFLPYAYTTPLISRIFLRGEEVVA, from the coding sequence ATGAGACTGCTGGTAAAGAACATCGGTACGATCGTCGGGATCGAGACCGCCGGCCGCCTCCGCCTGTGCGGCGGGGAGATGGATCGGCTGGAGACATTCGACGATGCCTGGCTGCTGGCCGACGACGGGCGTATCGCAGCCTTCGGGAGCATGGATTCGCTGGGCGAAATGGCCGCGGACGAGGTGGTCGACGCCGGGGGCGGGATGCTTTTCCCGTCGTTCTGCGATTCGCATACGCACCTGGTCTATGCCGGGAGCCGCGAACAGGAGTTCCTCGACAAGATCAACGGCCTGACTTACGAGCAGATCGCACGCCGCGGCGGGGGCATCCTCAATTCCGCCGACCTGCTGCACCGCACTTCCGAAGAGGAACTCTACCGCCAGGCGATGGGGCGTATCCGCGAGATCGCCGCCATGGGGACGGGTGCCGTGGAGATCAAGAGCGGCTACGGGCTGACTACGGCCGACGAGCTGAAGATGCTGCGCGTCATCCGGCGCATCCGCGAGACGGCGCCGCTGGCCGTGCGCGCCACGTTCCTCGGGGCGCATGCCGTGCCGCGCGCCTACGTCGGACGGCAGGAGGAGTATGTCGACCTGGTCTGCAACGAAATGCTGCCTGCGGTGGCGGCCGAAGGACTGGCCGATTTCGTCGACGTGTTCTGCGACGAAGGGTTCTTCACCGTGGAGCAGACGGCACGCATCATGAAGGCCGGGCGCAAGCTGGGCATGCGCGCCAAGATCCACGCCAACGAACTCGCCGTCTCGGGCGGCGTGCAGGTGGGCGTGGAGTACGACGCCCTGTCGGTCGACCACCTCGAACGCATGGGCGGGCCCGAGATCGGCGCCCTGCACGGCACGGTGACCTCGCCGACGATGCTGCCCGGCGCGGCATTCTTCCTCGGGATGAGCTATCCGCCAGCCCGTGAAATGATAAATGCCGGGCTGGGCGTGGCGCTGGCTTCGGACTACAATCCCGGTTCGTCGCCCTCGGGCAACATGCGCATGGTCGTCTCGCTGGCATGCATCCGTATGCGGATGACCCCTGCCGAGGCCATCAATGCCGCGACGCTCAACGGGGCCTACGCCATGGGGCTTAGCCGCGACTACGGCTCCGTCACGGTCGGCAAGGTCGCCAATTTTTTCCTCACGGTGCCGATGCCTTCGGTGGCGTTCTTGCCCTATGCCTATACCACGCCGCTTATCAGCCGCATATTCCTGCGCGGCGAGGAGGTCGTGGCGTAA
- a CDS encoding bifunctional methionine sulfoxide reductase B/A protein, whose translation MKPLTPEERRVIVDKGTEAPFSGRYYKHRGEGVYRCRQCGAPLYRSQDKFDAGCGWPSFDDEIPGAVRRTTDADGRRTEITCARCGGHLGHVFTGEGFTPKNTRHCVNSVSLVFEPEGEASAGAETAVKPAASSPESEGRAVSQPEKQTQQPGTQFGSPGAQASGADSTSAAARPGDGMPPAGQAAERGATAIFAGGCFWGVEYMLSKVPGVLKVESGYIGGTTENPTYEEVCSHRTGHAEAVRVVFDPAKVSYETLARLFFEIHDPTQENGQGPDLGDQYRSEIFYTSPAQQATAERLIAELRRKGYDVVTQVTPAGRFWPAEDYHQRYYERKGTQPYCHAYTKRF comes from the coding sequence ATGAAGCCGTTGACACCGGAAGAAAGACGTGTGATCGTCGACAAGGGTACCGAAGCGCCTTTTTCGGGCCGTTATTACAAGCATCGCGGAGAGGGGGTTTACCGTTGCCGCCAGTGCGGTGCGCCGTTGTACCGTTCGCAGGACAAGTTCGACGCCGGGTGCGGCTGGCCGAGTTTCGACGACGAAATCCCCGGTGCCGTGAGGCGCACGACGGATGCCGACGGCCGGCGTACCGAAATCACCTGTGCCCGCTGCGGCGGACACCTGGGGCATGTCTTTACGGGCGAAGGCTTTACGCCCAAAAATACGCGCCACTGCGTCAACTCCGTCTCGCTCGTGTTCGAACCCGAAGGGGAAGCTTCCGCCGGGGCCGAAACGGCTGTAAAACCCGCGGCTTCCTCCCCGGAATCCGAAGGCCGGGCTGTCTCGCAGCCCGAAAAGCAGACGCAGCAGCCCGGAACCCAATTCGGGAGTCCCGGCGCTCAGGCGTCCGGGGCTGACTCGACGTCGGCCGCCGCCCGGCCGGGGGACGGGATGCCGCCCGCAGGGCAGGCCGCGGAGCGTGGCGCGACGGCGATCTTTGCCGGAGGTTGTTTCTGGGGCGTGGAATATATGCTTTCGAAAGTGCCCGGAGTCCTGAAGGTCGAGTCGGGCTACATCGGCGGCACGACCGAAAATCCCACCTATGAAGAGGTATGCAGCCACCGTACGGGACATGCCGAAGCCGTACGTGTGGTATTCGATCCTGCAAAGGTGTCCTACGAGACGCTGGCACGCCTGTTCTTCGAAATCCACGACCCGACCCAGGAAAACGGGCAGGGCCCCGACCTCGGCGACCAGTACCGTTCCGAGATATTCTACACCTCGCCCGCCCAGCAGGCGACGGCCGAGAGGCTCATCGCCGAGTTGCGGCGCAAAGGCTACGACGTCGTGACGCAAGTCACCCCTGCGGGCCGTTTCTGGCCCGCCGAGGATTACCACCAGCGATACTACGAGCGCAAGGGTACGCAGCCCTACTGCCACGCCTATACCAAGCGGTTTTGA
- a CDS encoding CatB-related O-acetyltransferase, with amino-acid sequence MNSKTYPRTNDRQTVYLNTVIGNPMIEVGDYTIYNDFVNDPTQFEKNNVLYHYPVNGDRLVIGRFCSIACGARFLFNSANHTLGSLANYTFPLFFEEWGLDRKDVAAAWDNKGDIVIGNDVWIGYEAVIMAGVRIGDGAVIAARAVVTRDVPPYTIVGGVPARVIRRRFDADTVARLQEMRWWDWPIGKIRENLPHIMRGEIGKLTEE; translated from the coding sequence ATGAATAGCAAGACCTATCCCCGCACGAACGACCGGCAGACGGTCTACCTGAACACGGTCATCGGCAATCCGATGATCGAGGTCGGGGACTACACGATCTACAACGATTTCGTGAACGACCCGACGCAATTCGAAAAGAACAACGTCCTGTACCACTACCCCGTCAACGGCGACCGGCTGGTGATCGGCAGGTTCTGTTCGATAGCGTGCGGCGCACGGTTCCTGTTCAACAGTGCCAACCACACGCTGGGTTCGCTGGCCAACTATACGTTTCCGCTCTTTTTCGAGGAGTGGGGACTGGACAGGAAGGATGTCGCCGCGGCGTGGGACAACAAAGGCGACATCGTAATCGGGAACGACGTATGGATCGGGTACGAAGCGGTTATCATGGCCGGTGTGAGGATCGGCGACGGCGCGGTGATCGCGGCACGGGCGGTCGTCACCAGGGATGTCCCGCCCTACACCATCGTCGGCGGCGTGCCGGCCAGGGTGATCCGCAGGCGTTTCGACGCGGACACCGTAGCCAGGTTGCAGGAGATGCGATGGTGGGACTGGCCCATCGGGAAAATCCGCGAAAATCTGCCCCACATCATGCGGGGCGAGATCGGGAAACTCACCGAAGAATAG
- a CDS encoding Y-family DNA polymerase, which yields MYGLCDCNNFFASCERVFRPELEGRPVVVLSNNDGCVIARSNEAKALGIRMGHPYFQIRDLEKRHNVAVFSSNFNLYGDMSRRVIWTLRRMVPAAEVYSIDEAFLDLRGIETGRLEELGRHISRTVRRNTGIPVSIGIAPTKTLAKIASKLCKEYPKLQGACLMYRPQDIEKVLRKFPIEDVWGIGRKHRRMLQAANVRTAWNFVQRPEAWIRGRMGVTGLRTWKELQGEACIDFESAPPAKQQITVSRSFAHELTQYEEIHTSVAAFASMAAEKLRRQQSLCGEVTVYILTNRHREELPQYFESQTVRPVVPTDDTLELVPLAAKALQRIFRKGYGYKKAGITLSDISSRTGLQTDLFDPVDRARHARLMDAMDATNRTYGRNRVVVAAQGFAPLKMNRQHLSQEYTTDWKQIITVKAD from the coding sequence ATGTACGGACTTTGCGACTGCAATAATTTCTTCGCCTCGTGCGAGCGGGTCTTCCGCCCCGAACTGGAGGGGCGGCCCGTCGTCGTGCTGTCGAACAACGACGGCTGCGTGATCGCGCGCTCGAACGAGGCCAAGGCGCTCGGCATCCGCATGGGACACCCCTATTTCCAGATCCGCGACCTCGAAAAAAGGCATAATGTAGCCGTCTTTTCGAGTAATTTCAACCTCTACGGCGACATGTCGCGGCGCGTGATCTGGACGCTCCGCCGCATGGTTCCCGCCGCCGAGGTGTACTCCATCGACGAGGCGTTCCTCGACTTGCGGGGCATCGAAACCGGACGACTGGAGGAGTTGGGACGGCACATCAGCCGCACGGTACGCCGCAATACGGGCATCCCCGTGAGCATCGGCATCGCCCCGACCAAAACGCTGGCCAAGATCGCGTCGAAACTCTGCAAGGAGTACCCCAAGTTGCAGGGCGCCTGCCTGATGTACCGTCCGCAGGACATCGAAAAGGTACTGCGCAAATTCCCGATAGAGGATGTCTGGGGCATCGGGCGCAAGCACCGGCGCATGTTGCAGGCCGCCAACGTACGTACGGCATGGAACTTCGTGCAGCGTCCCGAGGCATGGATACGCGGCCGCATGGGGGTCACGGGGCTGCGCACATGGAAAGAGCTTCAGGGCGAGGCGTGCATCGACTTCGAGAGCGCCCCGCCGGCCAAACAGCAGATCACCGTCTCGCGCAGCTTCGCGCACGAGCTGACCCAATACGAGGAGATACACACCTCGGTGGCGGCGTTCGCCTCGATGGCCGCCGAGAAACTGCGCCGCCAGCAAAGCCTCTGCGGCGAGGTGACGGTCTACATCCTCACCAACCGCCACCGCGAGGAGCTGCCCCAGTATTTCGAAAGCCAGACCGTGCGCCCCGTGGTGCCGACCGACGACACGCTGGAGCTGGTGCCGCTGGCGGCAAAGGCCCTGCAACGCATATTCCGCAAAGGCTACGGCTACAAGAAAGCCGGGATTACGCTTTCGGACATTTCGTCGCGCACGGGGTTGCAAACCGACCTGTTCGACCCCGTGGATCGTGCCAGGCACGCCCGGCTGATGGACGCCATGGATGCGACCAACCGCACCTACGGCCGCAACAGGGTCGTGGTGGCGGCACAGGGGTTCGCCCCGCTGAAAATGAACCGCCAGCACCTCTCGCAGGAATATACGACCGACTGGAAACAAATCATCACCGTAAAAGCAGACTGA
- a CDS encoding LexA family protein, with protein MDNKMDNQEEIRLRLVRPDTSTRTELPVATSGVSAGFPSPADDHLDPPLDLNRELVRNPGATFFARVAGDSMQDDGIADGDLLVVDKSLEAYDGCVAVCFLDGEFTLKRLRMGQGKIVLMPANKRYKPIEIGQESDFSVWGVVTYAIKKV; from the coding sequence ATGGATAACAAGATGGACAACCAGGAAGAAATACGGCTCCGGCTCGTCCGCCCCGACACCTCGACCCGCACGGAACTTCCCGTGGCGACGAGCGGCGTCTCGGCGGGTTTTCCCTCGCCGGCCGACGACCACCTCGACCCGCCCCTCGACCTGAACCGGGAGCTGGTTCGCAATCCGGGTGCGACATTCTTCGCTCGGGTCGCGGGCGACAGCATGCAGGACGACGGCATCGCCGACGGCGACCTGCTGGTCGTGGACAAGTCGCTGGAGGCCTACGACGGCTGTGTCGCCGTATGTTTCCTCGACGGGGAATTCACCCTCAAACGCCTGCGGATGGGACAGGGCAAGATCGTCCTCATGCCCGCGAACAAGCGCTACAAACCGATCGAGATCGGCCAGGAAAGCGATTTTTCGGTATGGGGCGTGGTGACGTACGCCATCAAAAAGGTCTGA
- a CDS encoding DMT family transporter — protein MERAKGILYAALSSSTFGLAPLFTLLLLGLGYSSFEVLSYRWGVASLFLGALALFAGRSFRLSWPELRTVFFLSLFRAATSLSLVIAYQHIASGVASTIHFMYPLAVALAMMCFFREKGSVWVFAAIGMSIVGAVLLSLGNVDFTRGNTTLGMVSAAVSVVSYGGYIVGVRKSRAVGIDSTVLTCYVMGLGALYFIAGGLVTGGIRIETDGTAWLCILGVALPATAVSNMTLVQAIKRIGPTLTSVFGALEPLTAVVIGVAVFGEPFTVQGAAGILLIVAAVTIVILHSGRRKA, from the coding sequence ATGGAACGTGCCAAAGGTATTCTCTACGCGGCCCTGTCGTCGTCGACTTTCGGGCTGGCGCCGCTCTTCACACTGCTGCTGCTCGGCCTGGGCTACTCTTCGTTCGAGGTGCTGTCCTACCGTTGGGGTGTCGCGTCGCTGTTTCTCGGTGCCCTGGCGCTGTTCGCCGGGCGCAGTTTCCGCCTCTCGTGGCCGGAATTGCGGACGGTATTCTTCCTGAGCCTTTTCCGCGCCGCCACGTCGCTGAGCCTGGTCATCGCCTACCAGCATATCGCCAGCGGTGTCGCGTCGACCATCCATTTCATGTATCCGCTGGCCGTCGCCCTGGCCATGATGTGCTTCTTCCGCGAAAAAGGCTCCGTATGGGTCTTTGCGGCCATCGGCATGTCCATCGTCGGCGCCGTGCTCCTCTCGCTGGGCAACGTCGATTTCACCCGGGGGAATACCACGCTGGGCATGGTCTCGGCCGCCGTTTCGGTCGTTTCTTACGGCGGTTATATCGTTGGCGTGCGCAAGAGCCGTGCCGTGGGGATCGACTCCACGGTGCTGACCTGTTACGTGATGGGGCTGGGGGCTTTGTATTTCATTGCCGGCGGCCTCGTTACGGGCGGTATTCGCATCGAGACGGACGGCACGGCGTGGCTCTGCATCCTCGGGGTGGCGCTTCCGGCCACGGCCGTGTCGAACATGACGCTGGTGCAGGCCATCAAACGCATCGGGCCGACGCTGACCTCGGTCTTCGGGGCCTTGGAACCGCTTACGGCCGTGGTCATCGGCGTCGCGGTCTTCGGCGAACCCTTTACGGTGCAGGGCGCTGCGGGCATTCTGCTGATCGTCGCAGCCGTCACGATCGTCATCCTGCACAGCGGCCGCCGGAAAGCCTGA
- a CDS encoding DUF1848 domain-containing protein: MIISASRRTDIPAFYAPWFFNRLQEGYLLVPNPFDPRTLSRISLGRDVVDCIVFWTKNPAPMLPRLGELSGYNYYFQYTLNPYGADLEKHLPPLERRIETFKRLSDQVGRDRVVWRYDPILTNATCDVDFHCEAFARIAHALRDHTTTCMLGFIDHYRHIRGVLGALGIGPLQRDEIRRMAVSFRRTAASTPIALKTCTAKVDLRHLGIPAGMCIDRGLVERIAGYPIAAKKDANQRHICNCVESIDIGTYESCLNGCVYCYAIRGNYDTAEYNRRRHDPRSPLMIGHLCDDDVVKERPVKSLRSTQHTLF, translated from the coding sequence ATGATCATCAGTGCCAGCCGCCGGACGGATATTCCGGCTTTCTATGCGCCGTGGTTCTTCAACCGCCTGCAGGAGGGTTACCTCCTTGTGCCCAATCCCTTCGACCCGAGGACGCTCAGCCGCATCAGCCTCGGGCGCGACGTCGTGGACTGCATCGTATTCTGGACGAAGAACCCGGCGCCGATGCTGCCGCGGCTCGGGGAGTTGTCGGGCTACAACTATTATTTCCAGTATACGCTCAATCCCTACGGCGCCGACCTGGAAAAGCACCTGCCGCCGCTCGAAAGGCGGATCGAGACCTTCAAACGCCTCTCGGATCAGGTAGGGCGCGACAGGGTGGTGTGGCGCTATGACCCGATTCTCACCAATGCGACCTGCGACGTGGATTTCCACTGCGAGGCCTTCGCCCGGATCGCCCATGCCCTGCGGGATCATACGACGACCTGCATGCTGGGCTTCATCGACCATTACCGCCATATCCGCGGCGTCCTCGGGGCGCTCGGTATCGGGCCCCTGCAGCGGGACGAAATCCGGCGGATGGCCGTGTCGTTCCGCCGGACGGCGGCCTCGACGCCCATCGCATTGAAGACCTGCACCGCAAAGGTCGACCTTCGGCACCTGGGCATCCCGGCCGGCATGTGCATCGACCGCGGGCTGGTCGAACGCATTGCGGGCTATCCGATCGCGGCGAAGAAGGATGCGAACCAGCGCCATATCTGCAATTGCGTCGAGAGCATCGACATCGGCACCTATGAAAGCTGTCTGAACGGCTGTGTCTATTGCTATGCCATCCGGGGCAATTACGATACGGCGGAGTATAACCGCCGCAGGCACGATCCCCGCTCGCCGCTGATGATCGGGCATCTTTGCGACGACGATGTGGTGAAAGAGCGGCCGGTAAAAAGCCTCCGCAGCACGCAGCATACGCTGTTTTAA